In the Kwoniella shivajii chromosome 2, complete sequence genome, one interval contains:
- a CDS encoding thymidylate synthase translates to MTNATTNGSNGKERSNPDHEEYQYLDLISRIISTGQSRPDRTGTGTIALFAPPSLRFSLSNNILPLLTTKRVFLRGVIAELLWFIKGSTDANLLSDQGVNIWDGNGSKEFLEKVGLGHRRKGDLGPVYGFQWRHFGATYTDADQDYKGKGVDQLQECIWKIKNNPTDRRIILSAWNPKDLSLMALPPCHMFCQFFVTLPSDTSEGSQEKPKLSCLMYQRSCDLGLGIPFNIASYSLLTHMIALMTDTEPHEFILQMGDAHVYKDHVEPLQTQLQREPRDFPSLKFNRSKQDIGDIDGFKVEDFIVENYKPCGKIEMKMSA, encoded by the exons ATGACCAACGCTACTACCAACGGCTCTAACGGCAAAGAACGTTCTAATCCTGATCATG AGGAATATCAATACCTGGATTTGATCTCACGTATAATCAGTACGGGTCAAAGTCGACCTGACCGAACTGGAACAGGAACAATAGCATTATTCGCACCGCCTTCACTTCGATTTTCTTTGAGTAACAATATATTACCTCTACTCACGACGAAAAGAGTCTTTTTGAGAGGTGTGATAGCAGAGCTGTTATGGTTCATAAAAGGATCAACAGATGCGAATTTACTCAGTGATCAAGGTGTCAATATCtgggatggaaatggatCCAAAGAATTCTTAGAGAAAGTCGGTTTGGGTCACAGGAGAAAAGGCGATCTGGGGCCCGTGTACGGCTTTCAATGGAGACATTTCGGTGCGACTTATACAGATGCCGATCAAGATTATAAAGGGAAAGGAGTAGATCAATTACAAGAATGTATTTGGAAAATTAAAAATAATCCAACAGATAGAAGAATCATCTTGAGTGCTTGGAACCCCAAAG ATTTATCCCTCATGGCGCTCCCACCGTGTCACATGTTCTGTCAATTCTTCGTGACCTTACCCAGTGATACTTCCGAAGGCAGTCAAGAGAAACCGAAATTATCTTGTTTGATGTACCAACGATCGTGTGATTTGGGTCTTGGGATCCCATTCAACATCGCATCTTATTCACTCTTGACACACATGATAGCGCTCATGACAGATACTGAACCACATGAATTCATACTTCAAATGGGTGATGCACATGTCTATAAAGATCACGTAGAACCTCTTCAAACTCAACTACAGAGAGAACCTAGAgatttcccttctttgaAATTCAATAGATCAAAACAAGATATCGGTGATATAGATGGTTTCAAAGTCGAAGATTTCATAGTGGAGAATTATAAACCTTGCGGCAAGATCGAAATGAAAATGTCT GCTTAA